The Sporosarcina ureae genomic sequence GTCAAACACTAAATTCTTCGTTGATTCAAGTGTTTTCTAGTGTGCTGACACTCGTCGGTACGGTATCCATCATGCTGTATCTCAGTCCGTTATTGACGTTGCTGACGATGATCATCGTCCCTTTAATGTTCATTGCGATGTGTTGGATCACTCGACGTACGGGTATTTTATTTAAAGAACAACAGCGCGCAATCGGTGAATTAAACGGCATGATTGAAGAAACGGTTTCGGGTCAACGAGTCGTCAAAGCGTTCTCGCAAGAACAGAACGTCATAGAAGAGTTCGCGCAAAAAAGCGAACGTCTTCGTACAGCGGGTTTCTGGGCGCAGACGTATTCAGGTTTCATTCCGAAAGTGATGAACACGCTGAATAATATGTCGTTTGCGATGGTTGCGGGAGTAGGTGGACTGCTGGCGGTGACAGGATATGGCAACGTAACGGTTGGAACGATTGTCATCTTCAGTGAATACGCGAGGCAATTTACGCGCCCTTTGAATGATCTGGCCAATCAATTTAACACCGTACTTTCCGCCATCGCAGGTGCAGAGCGAGTGTTTGCCATCATGGACGAGCCTGTTGAAAAAGACGAAGCCACGAAGCAGATCGAAACATTACATGGCGATGTCGAGTTCCGCGATGTGACGTTTAGTTATGAAGAGGAACCGATTATCAAGAACCTCAGTTTCCATGTTCAATCAGGCGAAACGGCGGCTTTCGTTGGAGCAACAGGAGCAGGGAAGACCACCATCATGCAATTGCTGTCACGTTTTTACGAAGTAGATAGCGGACAAATCCTACTCGACGGTATCCCAATCGATGATCTACCGCGTCAAACTGTGCGCAGCCAAATGGCCTTCGTCTTACAAGATCCATTCCTGTTCGAAGCGACCGTGCGCGAAAATATTCGTTACGGCCGACTCGACGCAACGGACGAAGAAGTGGAAGAGGCCGCCAAAAAGGCCAACGCCCACAGCTTCATTAACAAGTTATCGATGGGCTATGATACGGTGTTGACAGCAGGCGGGGAAGAGATTTCGCAAGGTCAAAAGCAACTACTATCCATCGCCCGTGCGCTAGTGGCGGACCCGGCGTTACTGTTGCTTGATGAGGCGACAAGCAGTATCGACACGGTGACGGAGCTAGCGATTCAAGAAGCGCTAGAGCGCCTGATGGAAGGACGGACTAGTTTCGTCATCGCACATCGTCTGAATACAATCAAGCAGGCAGACAAAATTTTCGTACTGGCAGACGGCGAGCTAATCGAATCGGGCAGTCACGAAGAACTGCTGGAACGCAAAGGCGTGTTTAATGGGATGTTGAATCATGAAGAGTAAGTGGGGGCTGGTTGATCGTGGGCCTTTATTCCCGATCAACTAGTGTCTCTTTCTGATGTTTGAGAGTGGAATGAGGATGTCTGAACAGAGTTACTTGAATTTGAAACATTCAATAGGTTGAACACTTTTACACTTTACGGGCGTATAAATAGTAGAACTATGATTGTTCAAGAATCGAGCCAAAAAGGAGGATCTTTATGAGAAAGTTCTTTTATTACTTCGGATGGACAATGGTTATAGGGGTTATGATTTATTTAGGTGCTAAATATCAGTTCCTGTTGAAACAAGAATATATGAAAAATTATGAAGTACTATCATTTATTTTGTTTTCAACAATATTTCCTATTGGTATTGGGATACTGCTCAGGTTGCCAAAACTTATAATTGAAATGAAAGAGAATAGACAATGGACTTTTGATTGGGCTAAATTCATGGGGATTGGGTTGCCATCACTTGGTGTATTATCTATGTGTGTATTAATATTTACACCAGCGGGGGAGAATATTCTTCCGTTTGTACCAGAAATCATGTATCCGGGAAATTCCACCATTCAAACAATAGCTGGCGTGGTGTTTGGGTTTATTTTGTTAGATAGTGTAAAGAAATAATGAATGGTATATATTAATGGGTGTCGTTGTTTGAGAAATGTTGTGGCTGAAACGAGCCAACTTGTTAAGTGATTTACGGGGTCGACAATGAGCAATAAAACTACTTTTGCCGTTATTTTACTTTCGGGAGGCTATGAACTAGCTCTTGATAGGTATGTAATACCAAGAACTTTAATGATTATTTTCGTATTGTCTTTTCTATTTAAATTAGGTTTGGTTTTAGTTGAGCAAAAGACATATAACTTTTCATCAGAATCGGGGGCATTACAAGCATAGCTTTGTTCCAGAATAGGACCATATTAAGATTGATTGAAATTCAGAAAGAGGGTGAAACTAATGGTTAGCAGTAGTATTGGAAATGTTAAAACTCATAAAAAAATCGGATGGGGTTCATTGTCGTTACTGCTATTTATATTGGGTTTATTATTTTCTGTCTCCTTTGGAAAATACGATGCTATTGGCGATTATATCTTGCGTCTCATACGTGTAAAACCTTGGTCAAATGTTAATACAGGTATGCATTATACAGTGTTTTATTCTCTTGCTTTTTATATACCAGCACTAATTATTGGTTATAAATTCAAGAGCGATTGGGGAGCAAAAGTAGGTAGAATTTTATCAACGATCTTGGTTCTTTCTATTCTGGTAACACTATTGTTTTTCGTGATTATTTAAAACTTTCAATAATCGGGGGCGATTGTGTAGCGTGGTTTATTTGCACTCGCCTAGTTGATCGGAGTGGAAGCCGGCGACTCCGGGAGGATCAGCGGGACAGGTGAAACACCTAGCGAGCGAAGCGAGGAGTGTGGTTCACCGCCCGCCCTCCGGAACGCGTCCGGCTGCAACGCAGATCAACGGGTTCTAACCCAAACTGTCAATTAGTAGTGGGATCGTAGGATTTACGAATTAATTTGGTTAGTATATCTTACTTTATTTACACTAAACCATTAATAAAAAGACATGCAAAAAACCGCTAATTCATATACGAATTAACGGTCCGCTTTATTCTGCATTTTGTACCAGCTATTACTTCTTCTCATCAATATGAAGAGACTTGTCGTCTGTAAACTGTACATCCAACTCGAATTCATCATACGTATCGAGACCGTACCACTGCAAAATGCGATCAATCGCTTCTTCTTTAGTAGTCCCGCTATCAATCAAAATTTCCATAAACATTTTATGCATATCGTCAATCGCTTCATTGCCTTCTAGATTGACTTCTTGGAACTCATTGACATACTCTGCATCACCAGGCTTTACATCTTCATAATCCGTCTCGATTTTCTTATTGTCTTTCTTGATCGTTAAATCGAAATCTGTGAAGCCGTAACCGTCACCCGTGTTTATGGTACTACCTTCACCCTCATTTTCAATGCTGACCGCATCGTCATTGTTTGGTGCTTCGTCTTTTGACGCGCAGCCTCCGAGAAGTAAAATAGATGAAACTCCTGCAATGGATAACATTCGCATTACTGACATAAGCGCCACCCTTTCTAAAGTATATACTACTTGTATTATCTCCTTAAAAGAGCGACCTTAAACAAAAAATGATCTCTTTGTAGACAGGTGGGTGAGGAAAAGCTTAATTAATTATACTTTCGCTCCATAATTGAACCGAGCATCTGTCGAATCGGTAAGACTTGTCCGCTTGGTAGTCGAATCTTTCCATGAAAATAGCCGACATATTGATTAACCGACATCTTGCGTACGATATAATCATCAAGTGTTGGACATTGGAAAAATGGTTTAAACGTCAACTGGATATCATCCGAAAATTTTGTGTGGATTTTCCATGCGCTTTTCGGGTCTTCCTTATCGCTATCGAATAGTACATCCTCATGAAATTTATACATAGTGCCTTCAACGAAGACGGCATTTTCCGTCAGTCCCGTACCGTCCGTCCAACTACCACCGAAATTCAAGCCAATCCGTTTACCACTTGTCCGCTGGGAAGCCATCGCCCAGTCCCAATTCGTTCGGGTATTCCACACGCCGCGGCCAAAATCACAAACGGCAAAACTGTAATATGGATTGAAATCAAAACGTCGATCACCAAAACGCACATATCCACCGGTCGGCATAATCGAATGTTTGGAAGTGAAGTGAAATGAGTCCCGACTTTTCGGAATGACTACATTCAATGATTCATCATTCTCGGGATGAATAATATGCAAATCTGCATGCAATACTTCATTATCAAAATCAGGAATGACAATGGATAGATGCGTTTCGCCTTGCATATGAACGAATTGAATCGTAATATCGTCGTGTACGAACTTGATACTATCGAGGGCTTCCTCTGGCATTTTAATACGTCTTCCAAAAGGGAGAGTTACATGTTTTTCATAGAAACGCTGGGTTTCATAGTTGAGTATGTAAATTAGACAAATTACTTTATGATCCAGATGTACAATCGAGGTAGTTAATAAAATGTCTTCCCCGTAGATGCACCAATTGTTCCAGCGTTTCTTCTTCATGAACTGTCCTCTTAAATTGCTTCTCACTAAAGGGCTGCGTGCGTATCCTATTGATTCAGGATTCAGAAGCCCTTTGGAGTCACACAGAGAAACAATTTCAGACAACTCTTTTTCTTCATGCTGCATACTCTTAACCACCTTTCTTGCCTATTGTCTTTTAAACGAACAGTTGATATACTCTATATTGTACCAGATATGAGGGGCATTAGCTCAGCTGGGAGAGCGTTGCGCTGGCAGTGCAAAGGTCAGGGGTTCGAGCCCCCTATGCTCCATAAAAGTAATGACGGCAGTTCTTGAGAGAAATCTCTAAGAACTGTCGTTTTTTGATTCGAGGCGATACTAGTATTACTATATTCCCCTTCGTCATGCATAATGAAACTATTTACTATTGTATAATTATTCACCATGATGTATATTAAATAGTATAGAAAGTAATCGTTATAAGATCTTATCCGATATAGGGAGTATACAAGCAAACGTATACATATACTTGTAGACAGTTGGTAGGTGGTATCTTATAATTGTATTAATTTAGAATATTTATACCAGCAAAGAGAGAGAAGGGGAAATGTATGAAGAAGATGTTTACAGCACTATTACTAATCCTAATATTGGTCGTCGCGGGTTGTAGTAGTAACGATGGAGGATCAGGGTCAACAGAGAAGTCCACGTTAAAGAATATTAAAGACAACAAAAAATTGGTGATCGGAATTGCGCCAGGTTATTTCCCTTTTGAAATGAAAAGCATCGATGGCGGTTTTGTCGGTTACGATATCGATCTAGCAAACGCAGTAGGTGAAGCGCTCAATACGGAAGTAGAATTTAAGCAATTCGTATTTGACGGCTTAGGACCAGCTTTGCAAATAGGTGAAGTCGATATGGTTATCGCAGGTATGACGATTCGTGGGGATCGTGCACTATCCATTAGCATGTCCAATCCTTACTATAAAACAGGCCAGGCGATCATGGTGCCAGCTGCCAATAAAGGTATCAAATCATGGGAAGAGCTTGACGTCAAAGGGAATAAAATTGCTGTAGGTATCGGGACTACGGGTGCATTGCTTGCGAAGTCTCAGTTCAAAAATGCGGAAGTAGTAGATTTCGAAGATTTCCCGTTGGCAGCTACGACAATGGGTTCAGGACAAGCTGATGCAGTCGTTTACGATGAACCTGCTATTGCGGTATGGCGCTTAGAGCACGAAGGGGAAGTTCATCAGCTCGAAGGTTTGCTGTCTGCTGAAAACTTAGGGATTGCAGTGAAGAAAAATGATTTTGAAACGATTCAATGGTTGAATTCATTCTTGCATAGCTATGTGGATAGCCCGGAAGAATTGGCATCCAGAAGTCGCTGGTTTGAGGAAAGCGACTGGCTAGATAAGGTTTCGGGAGAATAATATGGGCGGTTATGAATATGACTTCAGTGTAATATCGCAAAATATGGATATCTTTATTGCAGGGGCGTTGAAAACACTTGAAATTTCAGCGATCGCATTATTACTGGCTATTCCCCTAGGTATTATGATTGGAATGGGTAGGATTTCCCGCAATAGTTTCATCCGTATTCTTTCCTCAGCTTATGTAGAAGTCATGCGCGGCGTGCCGTTGCTAGTATTGTTGATTTGGATTTTCTTTGTACTCGGCCAATTTTTAAAACTCGGTTCTTATTGGGCATCGATTATCGGTCTAGCTGTCTTTACCGCAGCATTCATAGCAGAAATCGTTCGTTCAGGAATACAAGGAGTGCCAAGAGGGCAGATGGAAGCGGCTCGTTCGTCAGGCATGACGTACTGGCAGGCAATGCGCTTGATCGTCTTACCGCAAGCATTCCGACGAGTTCTACCGCCACTAGCTTCACAATTCATCATGCTAATTAAAGACTCTTCTTTGATCTCGGTCATCGGTGCAACGGAATTAACGTTGAACGCAAAGAATCTCGTTGCCACTAGTATGCGTTCCATTGAAGTATGGACATTCATCGGTTTCGTTTACTTTGCGATGACGTTCACGTTATCCATGATCATTCGGGCGATCGAACAAAAATTATTAGCTAGAGAAAATTCATGAAGTTTGATGTGAAGGAGTGCCAGAAATGATTTCTATAAAAAACGTAAATAAAACATTCGGTATGAACCAAGTGCTGACAGATGTCACGCTTGAAGTACCTAAATCAAACGTTGTGGCCATCATAGGCCCAAGTGGAGCAGGAAAGTCTACATTAATTCGCACGATCAATGCGCTCGAGCCAATTGATGACGGAGAAATTGTAGTAGACGGCGTTTCCATCCACGATAGAAAAGTGAATATTAATAAAGCGCGTTCTGAAATCGGCTTCGTTTTCCAAAGCTTTAATCTCTATCCTTTCCTCACGGCGTTGCAAAATGTCACACTTGCGCCTATCAATGTAAAAGGACTAAGCAAAAGTGCAGCGGAAACGCGAGGGAAGGAGTTACTGACTTCGCTCGGTCTCGGCGATAAATTCGACGCGTATCCGAACCGACTATCAGGTGGTCAACAACAACGTGTCGCGATAGCACGTGCACTCGCAATGGATCCGCAAGTGATGCTTTTCGATGAGCCGACTTCGGCACTCGATCCTGAGATGGTCACCGAAGTTCTCGATGCGATCCGTAAACTTGCTGAAAGTGGTATGACGATGGTCGTCGTGACCCATGAAATGGGCTTCGCCAAAGAAATTTGCGATGAGATCATCTTCATGGCAGACGGTAAAGTCGTGGAACAGGCATCACCTGCCAAGTTCTTCACGAATCCTGATTCTGAACGTGCCCAAAACTTTTTATCGAAAGTGTTACATCATTAATTGAACGTCCCTCGTTGTCATATGATATGGCAAGGAGGGATTTTTTGTACGATCGACAAGCAGCAGTAGACTATGCGGATAAGTGGTGGAATAGCAGAAACCCTGCCTTTCCAAGTTTTGAAGATGACTGTACGAATTTCATTTCACAATGTCTGTTGGCGGGTGGAGCACCTATGCATGGACAACCAAATCGCGAAAAGGGTTGGTGGATGCAAAAAGGTACGTGGAGCTTCAGTTATACCGTTGCTCACTCCATGCGATGGTACTTAGCGACATCTACAAAAGGACTGACTGCAACTCAAGTAAAAACGCCTCAAGAATTACAGCTGGGAGATGTCATTTCATATGATTTCCATGGGGATGGCCGTTTCGATCATACGACAATCGTGACTGCCAAGAATGGGGATATGCCGCTCGTCAATGCGCATACGTATGATGCGTATCATCGTACATGGGATTATAAAGACTCTTATGCTTACTCACCGAATGCGAAGTATATCTTCTTCAAAATTAATGATCATTTCTCATAATTGTCCAGTTTTGCATCAAAGTGTTTCTCATAGCCTCTAGTAACAGACTACCAAGTTAGGGTATAATGAAAAGCAGATACTTATTGCAAAGGAGAAGGTTGAGTGTGAATGAACAAGCATTATCGGTAAGAGAGGCCATCGTCACACGGCGCTCTATTAAGAATTTTAACGGACAACCGATCGAACCAGAGATCATTCCAGAAATTATAGAAGATGCCGTTTGGGCTCCAAACCACGGAAACCGTAATCCTTGGCGATTAATCGTAGCGATAGGTGAACAGTATGAACAGCTTTTGGACGTCTTGAAGGAGTTCGGTGTAGCAAATTGGAAGCAGCTTTCTGACGAGGATCTCGAAAAACAAATGAAGAAGTTCTCGACTGCCAGTGCAGCTGTATTCGTCATCGTACCTGAAGATGTACGCCAAAAAGAGCGGCTAGAGGATTACGCAGCAGCCAGCGTACTAATTCAAAATATCCAATTGCTTGCTTGGGATAAAGGAATAGGTACTTGTTGGAAAACACCACCTTTCATCGACAACCCGAAATTTCGCGAACGTTTAGGTGTAGAGGCAGGCGAGCGCATCATCAGCATGTTGCAGTTCGGCTATTTCGACACGTCGCCGAAAGCTCCACCGCGTAAGTCGGTAGAGGAAATCCTAACGTACTTTGGTAATTATGAGGACGAAGAAGAGGAATCTTGAGAGTAGTAAAGTACCATTCTTCATGTAGAACAGGCTACCCCTTTTGTGGAGTAGCCTGTTTTTGTTATGTGAAAAGGGAGGAGGCGCTCATAGTTTTTAGTGAGTGATCTATTGCCATGTCTGGGCGCTCAATGCCTCCGCGTAACCGCTCAATCCAGCGTCACGAGCGCTCAATGCCTCCGCGTAACCGCTCAATCCAGCGTCACGAGCGCTCAATGCCTCCGCGCAACCGCTCAATCCAACGTCACAACCGCTCTATCGCCCCAGTAGCCCCATCAACCCCCTCACAAATCACAACCCGAGTTTTTCAATTTCTCCATAATAACTACTGATGACACGCAATCCTTTATCGAAATTCTCTAAATGGAAATGTTCATTCGGTGCATGGAAGTTTTCGGTATCCAGTCCGAAGCCCATTAAGACAACGGGTAACTTAAGAATTTCATCAAATGCTGCAACGATGGGTATGGAGCCGCCACCGCGGGTATAGACGGTAGGTACACCGTATACTTGCTCGTATGCTCTGCCAGCCGCTTGAATCACTTCGTGGTCGTATGGTGTTAGGTAAGGCTTGCCTTTATCAAATTCAGTGACCGTTACTTCACATCCGACTGGTTCGTGTTTCGCAATGTGTGCACGTAGTTTTTCTATGATTTCATCTGGCTCTTGATCAGGAACTAGACGGCATGTGATTTTTGCACCTGCTTCGGAAGGGAGGACGGTTTTGATGCCTTCTCCTGAAAATCCACCAAATACACCGTTGATCTCGAGTGTAGGACGGGCCCATGTGCGTTCTGTGTACGTGTAGCCGGGCTCCCCAGTTAATTCTTTGACACCGACTTCTTTTTTCACTGCTTCTTTATCGAAGTCGAGAGCTGCCCAACCTGCGCGTTCTTCTTCCGTCAGATCGCGAACTTGATCGTAGAATCCGTCGATGGCGATAGTTCCTTCGGCGTCACGGAATGAAGCTAGAATTTCGACGAGTGCGTGGATTGGATTTTGAACACCGCCACCGTATAGTCCGGAGTGTAAGTCTCCTTTAGGACCTTTCACATCGATTTGTACGCCGGCTAATCCGCGCAGCCCGTAGCAAATGGCGGGCTGGCCAGGTCCGTACATGCCGGTATCTGAAATGACGATGAAATCTGCCGCCAGCTTATCTTGATTATTTTGGATATATTCTTCGAGGCTCGGGCTACCGATCTCTTCTTCCCCTTCAATAATCAGCTTGACGTTAACAGGGAGAGTGCCTTCAACATTCATCAGCGCTTCGATCGCTTTACTGTGCATAAACACTTGCCCTTTATCATCGCTTGCTCCGCGTGCATATAATTTATTATCACGGATTGTTGCTTCAAACGGAGGTGTTTCCCATAAGTGAAGCGGATCAACAGGTTGCACATCGTAGTGGCCATAGATCAGGATGGTTGGCTGACCTTCAGCATGTAACCAGTCTGCATAGACAACGGATTGTCCAGCCGTTTTTTCAATCGACACGTTTTCTAATCCGACAGTTTCGAATTCATTCGCCAGCCATTCCGCCGCTTTTTGCATATCGGATTGATGTTCGGAAAGTGCACTGATACTTGGAATTGCCAAGAAGCTCGTTAACTCTTCCAAGTGGCGGTCACGGTTGTTTGTGAAATAGTGGTCCAATGCTTGTGATGAAGTCATAGTAAACCCTCTTTTCTTTGGATATTTTCTATATCACAGTATAGCAGAAATTCGTGATGTATTAAGGTTTAGACACTTATGGATAAGGGAACCGAATGATAAAAGTATACGTCCTACCTGTATGTAGCATTAACGATTCAGATTAT encodes the following:
- a CDS encoding ABC transporter ATP-binding protein, encoding MMRKPFGYEPIIRKADLSKVQRKKVQKAGNWKSVLARIWRLVDQQRGLLITVLILVLISSALALIGPLMIGHIIDQFIIPKKVDGLSIQIGLLLLVYAGFSLSTYFQNYWMVGIAQQTVYRLRTQLFGHLQKLPIRFFDKRQHGELMSRVTNDIENVSQTLNSSLIQVFSSVLTLVGTVSIMLYLSPLLTLLTMIIVPLMFIAMCWITRRTGILFKEQQRAIGELNGMIEETVSGQRVVKAFSQEQNVIEEFAQKSERLRTAGFWAQTYSGFIPKVMNTLNNMSFAMVAGVGGLLAVTGYGNVTVGTIVIFSEYARQFTRPLNDLANQFNTVLSAIAGAERVFAIMDEPVEKDEATKQIETLHGDVEFRDVTFSYEEEPIIKNLSFHVQSGETAAFVGATGAGKTTIMQLLSRFYEVDSGQILLDGIPIDDLPRQTVRSQMAFVLQDPFLFEATVRENIRYGRLDATDEEVEEAAKKANAHSFINKLSMGYDTVLTAGGEEISQGQKQLLSIARALVADPALLLLDEATSSIDTVTELAIQEALERLMEGRTSFVIAHRLNTIKQADKIFVLADGELIESGSHEELLERKGVFNGMLNHEE
- a CDS encoding YusW family protein; translated protein: MSVMRMLSIAGVSSILLLGGCASKDEAPNNDDAVSIENEGEGSTINTGDGYGFTDFDLTIKKDNKKIETDYEDVKPGDAEYVNEFQEVNLEGNEAIDDMHKMFMEILIDSGTTKEEAIDRILQWYGLDTYDEFELDVQFTDDKSLHIDEKK
- a CDS encoding DUF2804 domain-containing protein, which gives rise to MKKKRWNNWCIYGEDILLTTSIVHLDHKVICLIYILNYETQRFYEKHVTLPFGRRIKMPEEALDSIKFVHDDITIQFVHMQGETHLSIVIPDFDNEVLHADLHIIHPENDESLNVVIPKSRDSFHFTSKHSIMPTGGYVRFGDRRFDFNPYYSFAVCDFGRGVWNTRTNWDWAMASQRTSGKRIGLNFGGSWTDGTGLTENAVFVEGTMYKFHEDVLFDSDKEDPKSAWKIHTKFSDDIQLTFKPFFQCPTLDDYIVRKMSVNQYVGYFHGKIRLPSGQVLPIRQMLGSIMERKYN
- a CDS encoding transporter substrate-binding domain-containing protein, giving the protein MKKMFTALLLILILVVAGCSSNDGGSGSTEKSTLKNIKDNKKLVIGIAPGYFPFEMKSIDGGFVGYDIDLANAVGEALNTEVEFKQFVFDGLGPALQIGEVDMVIAGMTIRGDRALSISMSNPYYKTGQAIMVPAANKGIKSWEELDVKGNKIAVGIGTTGALLAKSQFKNAEVVDFEDFPLAATTMGSGQADAVVYDEPAIAVWRLEHEGEVHQLEGLLSAENLGIAVKKNDFETIQWLNSFLHSYVDSPEELASRSRWFEESDWLDKVSGE
- a CDS encoding amino acid ABC transporter permease, translated to MGGYEYDFSVISQNMDIFIAGALKTLEISAIALLLAIPLGIMIGMGRISRNSFIRILSSAYVEVMRGVPLLVLLIWIFFVLGQFLKLGSYWASIIGLAVFTAAFIAEIVRSGIQGVPRGQMEAARSSGMTYWQAMRLIVLPQAFRRVLPPLASQFIMLIKDSSLISVIGATELTLNAKNLVATSMRSIEVWTFIGFVYFAMTFTLSMIIRAIEQKLLARENS
- a CDS encoding amino acid ABC transporter ATP-binding protein, which produces MISIKNVNKTFGMNQVLTDVTLEVPKSNVVAIIGPSGAGKSTLIRTINALEPIDDGEIVVDGVSIHDRKVNINKARSEIGFVFQSFNLYPFLTALQNVTLAPINVKGLSKSAAETRGKELLTSLGLGDKFDAYPNRLSGGQQQRVAIARALAMDPQVMLFDEPTSALDPEMVTEVLDAIRKLAESGMTMVVVTHEMGFAKEICDEIIFMADGKVVEQASPAKFFTNPDSERAQNFLSKVLHH
- a CDS encoding amidase domain-containing protein, which translates into the protein MYDRQAAVDYADKWWNSRNPAFPSFEDDCTNFISQCLLAGGAPMHGQPNREKGWWMQKGTWSFSYTVAHSMRWYLATSTKGLTATQVKTPQELQLGDVISYDFHGDGRFDHTTIVTAKNGDMPLVNAHTYDAYHRTWDYKDSYAYSPNAKYIFFKINDHFS
- a CDS encoding nitroreductase family protein, translated to MNEQALSVREAIVTRRSIKNFNGQPIEPEIIPEIIEDAVWAPNHGNRNPWRLIVAIGEQYEQLLDVLKEFGVANWKQLSDEDLEKQMKKFSTASAAVFVIVPEDVRQKERLEDYAAASVLIQNIQLLAWDKGIGTCWKTPPFIDNPKFRERLGVEAGERIISMLQFGYFDTSPKAPPRKSVEEILTYFGNYEDEEEES
- a CDS encoding dipeptidase, yielding MTSSQALDHYFTNNRDRHLEELTSFLAIPSISALSEHQSDMQKAAEWLANEFETVGLENVSIEKTAGQSVVYADWLHAEGQPTILIYGHYDVQPVDPLHLWETPPFEATIRDNKLYARGASDDKGQVFMHSKAIEALMNVEGTLPVNVKLIIEGEEEIGSPSLEEYIQNNQDKLAADFIVISDTGMYGPGQPAICYGLRGLAGVQIDVKGPKGDLHSGLYGGGVQNPIHALVEILASFRDAEGTIAIDGFYDQVRDLTEEERAGWAALDFDKEAVKKEVGVKELTGEPGYTYTERTWARPTLEINGVFGGFSGEGIKTVLPSEAGAKITCRLVPDQEPDEIIEKLRAHIAKHEPVGCEVTVTEFDKGKPYLTPYDHEVIQAAGRAYEQVYGVPTVYTRGGGSIPIVAAFDEILKLPVVLMGFGLDTENFHAPNEHFHLENFDKGLRVISSYYGEIEKLGL